From Streptomyces sp. SAI-135:
TCCGCCCGCGACCGCACTGTCAGGACCCCCGGTTACGCTGACCCAATGAGCGAGCGACTCCAGCCCGGGGACGTGGCCCCCGCCTTCACCCTGCCCGACGCCGACGGCAACGACGTGTCCCTCTCCGCCCACAAGGGCCGCAAGGTCATCGTCTACTTCTACCCGGCCGCCCTGACCCCCGGCTGCACGAAGCAGGCCTGCGACTTCACCGACAACCTGGAGGTGCTGGCCGGCGCGGGCTACGACGTCATCGGCATCTCCCCCGACGCCCCGGAGAAGCTGGCGAAGTTCCGCGAGAAGGAGTCCCTGAAGGTCACCCTCCTCGCCGACCCGGAGAAGACGGTGACCGAGGCCTACGGCGCCTACGGCGAGAAGAAGAACTACGGCAAGACCTACATGGGCGTCATCCGCTCCACGATCGTCGTGGACGAGGAGGGCAAGGTCGAGCGCGCCCTGTACAACGTCCGGGCGACGGGCCACGTGGCGAAGATCATCAAGGACCTGGGCATCTGAACCTCCCCGCTTCCCCTGCTGAACGGCCCGCACCGGAATACCGGCGCGGGCCGCTTCCCGTTTCGGGCGTGACTGTCCGATAAGCGGTTCGTTACTCCGTACGAGGTCGCGAACGTGTGACCGAGGACGAAGGGGGTCCGGTGGGGGCCAGTGCGTACACCAGGGAGCGGCTGGAGGCGGCGGCTCGGGGGGCTCGGACGTTGTCGGAGGCGTTGGGGAGGCTGGGGGTGGACCCTCGGAGTTCGACGCGGCGGTACGTCCTCGCGCGGATGAAGAAGCTTGGGGTCGATGTCTCCCACTTCGAGCGGGAAGGGGTGAAGTGGACGCGGGAGATCCTCCAGGAAGCGGTCTCGACCTCGACGAACATGTGCGAAGTGCTGCGGCATCTCGGGCTTGAGGTCGTCGGTGGCCACCACACCCACATCAGCCGCCGGATCAAGGCGTACGGCATCGACATCTCGCACTTTCAGGTGCCGACACAACGAGGCAAGGCCTGGCGCCCCCGAACACCGGAGGGCTTGCTCGTCGAGCAGCCGGCCGACCGGGCTCGACGTATCCCAAGCGATCGGCTCAGGTGGGCGATGACGACAGTGGGCACGGCGGAGCGGTGTGCGATGTGCGGCACGGAAGCGGTCTGGCGAGGACAGCCGCTCCCCCTGGAGGTCGACCACATCGACGGCAACTGGCGCGACAACCGCATCGAGAATCTTCGCTTCCTGTGCCCCAACTGCCATTCGACGACGGACAGTTACCGGGGGCGCGGCAAGGGCAGGGCTTCATGAGCAGCAGCGTGCGGTACACGCAGGAGCGGCTGGCCGAAGCCGCCGCGCGATGTTCCGACATCGACGAGGTCATCGCCTTCTTCGGCACACGACCGTACGGCCAACTCCGCCGCCACCTGTTCCGGCGCTTCGACCACTTCGGGATCGACGTCTCCCACTTCGCCCGTCGGGGCAGGCAGCCGCGGCCCTCGTCCGAGGAACTGCGGGCGGCGGTCTCCGAGTCGCTCTCCCTCGCAGAGGCGTTGCGCACCTTGGGGCGGACGGACAACGGCAGGCAACGCGCGCTGCTGCGGGAGTGGGTGGCCGAGGAGGGCCTCGACACCTCGCACTTCCTGGGGCAGGCGCATCGACGGGGCGGGCCGGGCGTCACACCGCTCAGGCGCGCCGAGGACATCCTGGTCCGGCATCAGGGCAACAGGCGGACCAGAACTTACCTGCTCCGCCGGGCGCTGTCGGAGGTGGGCGTGCCCGAGGTCTGCGCGGAGTGCGGGACGGGCCCGGAGTGGCTCGGCAAACCGATGACGCTGGAGGTCGATCACATCAACGGCGACTGGAGCGACGACCGGCGGGAGAACCTGCGGTTGTTGTGCCCCAACTGTCACGCTGCCACGAGCACCTGGTGCAGAGGGGGTCGTCGTCAGAAGGCGTAGGCCAGTAAAGTAGTCATCGTAGGCGCCCGTACGCCAATGGCTGAGCGGCAATCTTTAGGTGGTTGTGTCTGTCGGTTCGAATCCGACCGGGCGTACAAGTGCCCTGCATCTTCAAGCGAAGGTGCAGGGCATCTTCGCAAGCTCAGCCCAACAGCTCCCGTACCACCGGCACCAGTGCCCTGAACGCCCTCCCCCGGTGGCTGATCGCGTTCTTCTCCTCTGCTGACAGCTCCGCGCAGGTCCTCGTCTCGCCGTCCGGCTGGAGGATCGGGTCGTAGCCGAAGCCGTTCGTGCCGGTCGGGGTGTGGCGGAGGGTGCCGTTCAGGCGGCCCTCGACGACCCTCTCCGTGCCGTCCGGCAGGGCGAGGGCCGCGGCGCAGGCGAAGTGGGCGGCGCGGTGTTCGTCGGCGATGTCGGAGAGCTGGGCCAGGAGCAGGTCGAGGTTGGCCTTGTCGTCTCCGTGCCGGCCCGACCAGCGGGCCGAGAAGATGCCGGGGGCGCCGCCCAGGACGTCCACGCAGAGGCCCGAGTCGTCGGCCACGGCGGGCAGGCCCGTCGCCCGGGCCAGGGTGTGGGCCTTGAGCAGGGCGTTCTCGGCGAAGGTGACGCCTGTTTCCTTGACGTCGGGGATCTCGGGGTACGCGTCCGCGCCGACGAGGTCGAACGGCAGACCTGCGTCGGCGAGGATCGCGTGGAGTTCGGTGACTTTTCCGGCGTTGCGGGTGGCGAGGATCAGGCGCGTCATGCCCACCAGTATTACGGCGTGCAGACCTTGGTCAGTTCGCCGGCCGCGTCGGTGACGGGGCTGAGGTCGGGGGTCTCGTCGCCGTTCTTCACCGCGGTGCGGACGTTGGTGACGGCCGTGTTCAGGTCGTCGACCGCCTTGTTGACGTCGGCGTTGTCGGTCTTGTCGCCGATCTCGTCGAGGTTCTGGTCGATGGAGGCGAGGGCCTCGTCGATCTGGGTGGGGTCGTTCGACGCGTTCTCCACGGCCTGCTGGAGGTCGGTGACGCTGTCGGCGACGGCCTCGGCGGTCTGGACGCAGTCCAGGGCCTTGCTGACGGCGTCGCAGCCGGTGGTGAGGCCGGTGGTGAGTACTGCGGCGGCCACCGCGGCGGCGATGGTGATACGGCGACTACGGCGGCGTCGGCTCGCGGCCATGGATCTGTTCCCTCCCTGTGGCAGGCCTTGGGAGGCCCCCGTCGACTGGCCGGGCGCCCGTTGTGCACAGCGGGCGCCCGTACCCCCGAAGACGCCGGGGCGGCCGGTCGGGTTGCGCGCGCCGGCCACTGTCCTTGGCGGTCCCTTTACCTTTCGAGGACCGTATCAAGCGCCTTGCTCTGCAGGGCGGCGAGTTCGGAGCAGCCGAGGACGGCGAGGTCGAGGAGGGAGTTGAGCTCGTCGCGGGCGAAGGGTTCGGCCTCGGCGGTGCCCTGGACCTCGACGAAGCGGCCGTCGCCGGTGCAGACGACGTTCATGTCGGTGTCGGCCTTCACGTCCTCCTCGTAGCGCAGGTCGAGGAGGGGGACGCCGCCGACGATGCCGACGGAGACGGCGGAGACGGTGCCGGTGAGCGGCTTGCGGCCGGCCTTGACGAGCTTCTTGGACTGGGCCCAGGCGACGGCGTCGGCGAGGGCGACGTAGGCGCCGGTGATGGCGGCGGTGCGGGTGCCGCCGTCGGCCTGGAGGACGTCGCAGTCGAGGACGATCGTGTTCTCGCCGAGTGCCTTGTAGTCGATGACCGCGCGCAGGGAGCGGCCGATGAGGCGGCTGATCTCGTGCGTGCGGCCGCCGATCTTGCCGCGGACGGACTCGCGGTCGCCTCGGGTGTTGGTGGCGCGGGGCAGCATGGAGTACTCGGCGGTCACCCAGCCCTCGCCGCTGCCCTTGCGCCAGCGAGGGACGCCTTCGGTGACGGAGGCGGTGCAGAGGACCCTCGTGTCGCCGAAGGAGACGAGGACGGAGCCCTCGGCGTGCTTGCTCCAGCCGCGTTCGATGGTGACCGGGCGGAGTTGTTCGGGGGTGCGGCCGTCGATTCGAGACATGGTGCCGAGCCTATCGGCCTCCCGGGTGAGCGTTCGGCGCGCTCAGTTCACATCATGTCCTCGATCTCGGCGGCGATCGGGTCGGCGTCGGTGCCGATGACGACCTGGATCGCGGTGCCCATCTTGACGACGCCGTGGGCGCCGGCGGCCTTGAGGGCGGCTTCGTCGACGAGGGCCGCGTCGTGGACCTCGGTGCGCAGTCGGGTGATGCAGCCCTCGATCTCGTCGATGTTGTCGATGCCGCCGAGCCCGGCGACGATCTTCTCTGCCTTGGTGGCCATGTCGTTCTCCTCATGCACAGTTGGCCCAGCTTCGCGGGCGATTGCGCTGTTCGTGCCGAAAGATGACGTCACGGCAAGCAATCGTCCGTGACTGGTCTACACCACCCGACAGGCGGTCGCCAACTGATGAGTTCGGAAACCGAGATCTCACCCGCACGCCGGCGCTGGCAGTCGGCGTTCCAGGGGCTCCAGAAGATGGGTCGCAGTCTTCAGCTGCCCATCGCCGTACTGCCGGCCGCGGGCATCCTCAACCGGCTCGGCCAGCCGGACGTGTTCGGGGCCGACGGGCTGGGCTGGACGAACGTCTCCAAGGTGATGGCGGGGGCGGGCGGGGCGCTGCTCGACGGTCAGCTGGGGCTGCCGCTGTTGTTCTGCGTGGGGGTGGCCATCGGGATGGCGAAGAAGGCGGACGGGTCGACGGCGCTGGCCGCGGTGGCCGGATTCCTCGTCTACTTCACGGTGTTGAGGCAGTTCCCGGAGGACTGTCCGAGCGGGGCGAAGGCCGTGCAGGGCATCGGGTGCCAGGCGATGGTGGACCACACGGTGGTGGCGTTCACCTACCAGAACCCGGGGGTGTTCGGCGGCATCGTGATGGGGCTGCTGACGGCGTTCTTCTGGCAGCGGTACCACCGCACCAAGCTGGTGGACTGGCTGGGCTTCTTCAACGGCCGCCGTCTCGTGCCGATCATCATGGCGTTCGTGGCGATCGTGTTCGCGGCGCTGTGTCTGTGGGTGTGGCCGCCGATCGGTGACGGGCTGGAGAACTTCAGCGACTGGCTGAAGGACGCGGGGGCGTGGGGTTCGGGGCTGTTCGGGGTGGCGAACCGGGCGTTGCTGGTGATCGGGCTGCACCAGTTCCTGAACGTGCCGATCTGGTTCCAGTTCGGGACGTACACCAAGCCGGACGGCACCGAGGTGCACGGCGACATCAACATGTTCCTGGCGGGCGACCCGGATGCGGGGCAGTTCCTCTCGGGGTTCTTCCCGATCATGATGTTCGCGCTGCCGGCGGCGGCGCTGGCGATCACGCACTGTGCGCGGCCGGAGCGGCGCAAGGAGGTCGGCGGTCTGATGCTGTCGGTCGCGCTCACCTCGTTCGTGACGGGGATCACCGAGCCGATCGAGTACTCGTTCCTGTTCGTCGCGCCGCTGCTGTACGCGGTGCACGCGGTGCTGACGGGCGTGTCGATGGCAGTGACGTGGGGGCTCGGGGTGCACGACGGCTTCAGCTTCTCGGCCGGTCTCATCGACTACATCATCAACTGGAACCTGGCGACGAAACCCTGGGCGATCATCCCGATCGGCCTGTGCTTCGCGGCGCTCTACTACGTGATCTTCCGTTTCGCGATCACGCGGTTCGACCTCAAGACCCCGGGCCGGGAGCCCGAGGAGGAGGTCGAGGACGTCACCAAGCTGTAGTCCTCCGGTTGCGGAATTGACGGGTTCCTTATAACGCCCCCATCGTGTACAACAGGTCTACACCACTGAGTGGTGTAGACCACCACCCGATGGAGGAAGCGTTATGAGCACCGCCACCGCGCCCTCGGCGGCGCCCACGAAGAAGTGGGGATCAGGCCTGTTCCAGGGCCTGCAAAAGGTAGGCCGCAGCCTTCAGCTGCCGATCGCCGTGCTGCCGGCGGCGGGGCTGCTGCTCCGGTTCGGCCAGCCCGATGTGTTCGGCAAGGACGGCTTCGGCTGGGACAAGGTCGCGTCCGTGTTCGCCACCGCCGGTGGCGCGATCTTCGACAACCTGCCGATGCTGTTCTGCATCGGTGTCGCCATCGGCTTCGCCAAGAAGGCCGACGGCTCGACCGCACTGGCGGCCCTGGTCGGATTCCTGGTGTACAGCAACGTCCTCAAGGCGTTCCCGGTCACCGAGGCGAAGGTCCAGGCCGGCGCGGACATAGCCGCGACCTACAACAACCCCGGCGTCCTCGGCGGCATCCTCATGGGGCTGCTCTCGGCCGTGCTGTGGCAGCGCTTCCACCGCACCAAGCTGGTGGACTGGCTCGGATTCTTCAACGGCCGCCGTCTGGTGCCGATCATCATGGCCTTCGTCGGCACCCTGATGGGCGTCTTCTTCGGTCTGGTCTGGGAGCCGATCGGTGAGGTCATCTCCGACTTCGGTGAGTGGATGACCGGACTCGGCGCCGTCGGTGCGGGACTGTTCGGCCTGATCAACCGTGCGTTGATCCCCATCGGCATGCACCAGTTCGTGAACACGGTCTCCTGGTTCCAGCTCGGGGACTTCAAGGACGCCACGGGTGCCGTCGTGCACGGTGACCTGAACCGCTTCTTCGCCGGGGACCCGACCGCCGGACAGTTCATGTCGGGCTTCTTCCCCATCATGATGTTCGGTCTGCCGGCCGCCGCGATCGCGATCGCGCACTCCGCCCGTCCCGAGCGCCGCAAGGCCGTGATGGGCATGATGGTCTCGCTCGCGCTGACCTCCTTCGTGACGGGTGTGACCGAGCCGATCGAGTTCTCGTTCATGTTCATCGCACCGGTGCTCTACGCGATCCACGCGGTCCTGACCGCCGTCTCCATGGCGGTGACCTGGGCTCTCGGCGTCCACGCGGGCTTCACCTTCTCCGCGGGCGTCATCGACTACGGACTGAACTGGAACCTGGCCACCAAGCCCTGGCTGATCATCCCGATCGGCCTGGTCTTCGGCGCGATTTACTACGCCGTCTTCCGCTTCGCCATCGTCAAGTTCAACCTCCCCACCCCGGGCCGCGAGCCCGAGGAAGAGGTCGAGGACCTCACCAAGGCGTAGGAACAGCCGTACCGCACGCGAAGGCCCCCGGAGCCCTGAACCGCTCCGGGGGCCTTCGCCGTGTCGTAGGGGCTAGATCTCGTACGACTGCCTCGGCGTCGCCAGGGACACCGGGCCGTCGAAGACCGCGCGCGCGTCGGCGAGGTTGACCTGGGGGTCGGTCCACGGGGGGATGTGGGTGAGGACCAGGCGGCGGGCGCCTGCCCGGGTCGCGGTCTCACCCGCCTCGCGGCCGTTGAGGTGCAGGTCGGGGATGTTCTCCTTGCCGTGCGTGAAGGCGGCCTCGCACAGGAACAGGTCGGTGTCGCGGGCGAGTTCGGTCAGGGCGGGGCTGAGCCCCGTGTCGCCGGAGTAGGTCAGCGACCTGCCGCCGTGCTCGATCCGGATGCCGTACGCCTCGACCGGGTGCGCCACGCGTTCGGTGTGGACGGTGAACGGGCCGATGTCGAAGGTGGACGGCTTGACCGTGTGGAAGTCGAAGACCTCGCTCATGGAGGAGGCGGTGGGGGTGTCGGCGTAGGCCGTGGTCAGACGGTGTTCGGTGCCTTCGGGGCCGTAGACCGGGATGGGGTCGCAGCGGCCGCCGTCGTGGCGGTAGTAGCGCGCGACGAAGTACGCGCACATGTCGATGCAGTGGTCGGCGTGCAGATGGCTGAGGAAGATCGCGTCGAGGTCGTAGAGACCGCAGTGGCGCTGCAACTCGCCAAGGGCACCGTTGCCCATGTCGAGAAGCAGCCGGAAGCCGTCGGCCTCGACGAGGTAGCTCGAGCAGGCCGATTCCGCGGACGGGAACGACCCCGAGCAGCCGACGACGGTGAGCTTCATAAAGCAGAAACCTCCGCTGGCGGGAACTTTTCTGGGAAAGAGACGGGGGTCGTGCGGTTCGTCGAGCGTAAGGCGCAAAACCTCCGGTCGCTCCTCCGCCAAGGGCTGTTGTGGGCGAACTCACCTGTGGTGTCACCGGTTCGGCTGGACCAGGGGCGCGTGGGGAGTGTGACCGCGCTAACGGCTTGAGCAGAGGGCGCGCGGGGCAGATCGCGCGCCGGTAACGTCGTCCTCATGGACACGTCCTGGTGGCTCGCGCTCGCGGCGGTGGTGCTGCTCGCACTGGTCGCCACACTCGTGGACGGGTGGGGCCGCGGGCATCGGCCCCGGGGTCGCGCGGACCGTACGACTGGGCCGTCCGGGCGTACGACGGGGGTGCGGCCGCGGCCCGCCGAGATCTGGTGGGCGCAGGTGCCGTACGAGGACGGGCCGGGGGCCAAGGACCGGCCGTGTCTCGTGCTGGCCGTGCGCGGGCGGCGGGCCACCGTCGCGAAGATCACCAGCAAGTACCACGACGAGCGGGCCGGGGTGATCCCGTTGCCGCCGGGTTCGGTGGGCGACGCCCAGGGGCGC
This genomic window contains:
- the bcp gene encoding thioredoxin-dependent thiol peroxidase, which translates into the protein MSERLQPGDVAPAFTLPDADGNDVSLSAHKGRKVIVYFYPAALTPGCTKQACDFTDNLEVLAGAGYDVIGISPDAPEKLAKFREKESLKVTLLADPEKTVTEAYGAYGEKKNYGKTYMGVIRSTIVVDEEGKVERALYNVRATGHVAKIIKDLGI
- a CDS encoding HNH endonuclease signature motif containing protein → MGASAYTRERLEAAARGARTLSEALGRLGVDPRSSTRRYVLARMKKLGVDVSHFEREGVKWTREILQEAVSTSTNMCEVLRHLGLEVVGGHHTHISRRIKAYGIDISHFQVPTQRGKAWRPRTPEGLLVEQPADRARRIPSDRLRWAMTTVGTAERCAMCGTEAVWRGQPLPLEVDHIDGNWRDNRIENLRFLCPNCHSTTDSYRGRGKGRAS
- a CDS encoding HNH endonuclease gives rise to the protein MSSSVRYTQERLAEAAARCSDIDEVIAFFGTRPYGQLRRHLFRRFDHFGIDVSHFARRGRQPRPSSEELRAAVSESLSLAEALRTLGRTDNGRQRALLREWVAEEGLDTSHFLGQAHRRGGPGVTPLRRAEDILVRHQGNRRTRTYLLRRALSEVGVPEVCAECGTGPEWLGKPMTLEVDHINGDWSDDRRENLRLLCPNCHAATSTWCRGGRRQKA
- the rdgB gene encoding RdgB/HAM1 family non-canonical purine NTP pyrophosphatase, translating into MTRLILATRNAGKVTELHAILADAGLPFDLVGADAYPEIPDVKETGVTFAENALLKAHTLARATGLPAVADDSGLCVDVLGGAPGIFSARWSGRHGDDKANLDLLLAQLSDIADEHRAAHFACAAALALPDGTERVVEGRLNGTLRHTPTGTNGFGYDPILQPDGETRTCAELSAEEKNAISHRGRAFRALVPVVRELLG
- the rph gene encoding ribonuclease PH; protein product: MSRIDGRTPEQLRPVTIERGWSKHAEGSVLVSFGDTRVLCTASVTEGVPRWRKGSGEGWVTAEYSMLPRATNTRGDRESVRGKIGGRTHEISRLIGRSLRAVIDYKALGENTIVLDCDVLQADGGTRTAAITGAYVALADAVAWAQSKKLVKAGRKPLTGTVSAVSVGIVGGVPLLDLRYEEDVKADTDMNVVCTGDGRFVEVQGTAEAEPFARDELNSLLDLAVLGCSELAALQSKALDTVLER
- a CDS encoding PTS glucose/sucrose transporter subunit IIB, which translates into the protein MATKAEKIVAGLGGIDNIDEIEGCITRLRTEVHDAALVDEAALKAAGAHGVVKMGTAIQVVIGTDADPIAAEIEDMM
- a CDS encoding PTS transporter subunit EIIC, with protein sequence MSSETEISPARRRWQSAFQGLQKMGRSLQLPIAVLPAAGILNRLGQPDVFGADGLGWTNVSKVMAGAGGALLDGQLGLPLLFCVGVAIGMAKKADGSTALAAVAGFLVYFTVLRQFPEDCPSGAKAVQGIGCQAMVDHTVVAFTYQNPGVFGGIVMGLLTAFFWQRYHRTKLVDWLGFFNGRRLVPIIMAFVAIVFAALCLWVWPPIGDGLENFSDWLKDAGAWGSGLFGVANRALLVIGLHQFLNVPIWFQFGTYTKPDGTEVHGDINMFLAGDPDAGQFLSGFFPIMMFALPAAALAITHCARPERRKEVGGLMLSVALTSFVTGITEPIEYSFLFVAPLLYAVHAVLTGVSMAVTWGLGVHDGFSFSAGLIDYIINWNLATKPWAIIPIGLCFAALYYVIFRFAITRFDLKTPGREPEEEVEDVTKL
- a CDS encoding PTS transporter subunit EIIC, with translation MSTATAPSAAPTKKWGSGLFQGLQKVGRSLQLPIAVLPAAGLLLRFGQPDVFGKDGFGWDKVASVFATAGGAIFDNLPMLFCIGVAIGFAKKADGSTALAALVGFLVYSNVLKAFPVTEAKVQAGADIAATYNNPGVLGGILMGLLSAVLWQRFHRTKLVDWLGFFNGRRLVPIIMAFVGTLMGVFFGLVWEPIGEVISDFGEWMTGLGAVGAGLFGLINRALIPIGMHQFVNTVSWFQLGDFKDATGAVVHGDLNRFFAGDPTAGQFMSGFFPIMMFGLPAAAIAIAHSARPERRKAVMGMMVSLALTSFVTGVTEPIEFSFMFIAPVLYAIHAVLTAVSMAVTWALGVHAGFTFSAGVIDYGLNWNLATKPWLIIPIGLVFGAIYYAVFRFAIVKFNLPTPGREPEEEVEDLTKA
- a CDS encoding MBL fold metallo-hydrolase — encoded protein: MKLTVVGCSGSFPSAESACSSYLVEADGFRLLLDMGNGALGELQRHCGLYDLDAIFLSHLHADHCIDMCAYFVARYYRHDGGRCDPIPVYGPEGTEHRLTTAYADTPTASSMSEVFDFHTVKPSTFDIGPFTVHTERVAHPVEAYGIRIEHGGRSLTYSGDTGLSPALTELARDTDLFLCEAAFTHGKENIPDLHLNGREAGETATRAGARRLVLTHIPPWTDPQVNLADARAVFDGPVSLATPRQSYEI
- a CDS encoding type II toxin-antitoxin system PemK/MazF family toxin, which gives rise to MDTSWWLALAAVVLLALVATLVDGWGRGHRPRGRADRTTGPSGRTTGVRPRPAEIWWAQVPYEDGPGAKDRPCLVLAVRGRRATVAKITSKYHDERAGVIPLPPGSVGDAQGRASFLETDELRVVPVGDFRRRAGVVDPVLWDQVRHLAT